A stretch of the Lineus longissimus chromosome 10, tnLinLong1.2, whole genome shotgun sequence genome encodes the following:
- the LOC135494526 gene encoding eukaryotic translation initiation factor 2A-like isoform X2 produces the protein MGKQLDYTVRGSEGLWLRDGPPSNRARDAFHRDKSRACKVMTFSGDGALFAWCNGLCIQVADVSTNKVLFTLQKRKTSKMQFSPKGTYLMTWETYIVTEKGQQGNPNLEIWNARTGELVRSFIQKKHQNWAPQFSHDDTLCARNVTNEVQFFENGFETIIDKLHLDKLTHFSMSPWGPPYLVAAYVTGSKGSPSSVKLYRRPNFTTVIGNNSFYRADDVALLWNPKGKAVLLLLSMESTSDSYYGEQSLQFMGADGVSCRVPLGKNGPVYNAEWNPKMPEFCVVYGFMPAKITLYNLKCDPVFDFGTGAWNSIFYNPHGNILCLAGFGNIRGNTEFWDLKQKKQIIKSDASDITAFEWCPDGEHILLATTAPRLRVGNCFKVVHYTGTLVCEEATPVNEELWEVKWQSVPEGTFPVKPIQYKRVDSSVPQAPLPKKVEAYRPPQARGHASTFKLHENELPSNAKKDENLSKQALKNKKKREAKKAKQDQAQSDPMSPATSQPSQQATGGQPSRPQSSGQPARAPAGSSSHGQSARMGCTGDPEKDKKIRNLSKKLEQIEKLKQQQAEGKQLELNQLEKIKTVDQIRQEIEQIRLA, from the exons ATGGGCAAACAGCTGGACTATACAG TGCGAGGAAGTGAAGGTCTATGGCTGCGAGATGGACCGCCATCAAATCGGGCTCGTGATGCCTTTCATAG gGACAAAAGTCGAGCATGTAAGGTGATGACATTCTCAGGTGATGGAGCTCTCTTTGCCTGGTGTAATGGACTGTG CATCCAGGTTGCAGACGTTTCGACTAACAAGGTGCTATTTACCCTCCAGAAGAGGAAGACATCAAAGATGCAGTTCTCTCCTAAAGGAACGTACCTGATGACCTGGGAGACATACATTGTTA CCGAGAAAGGTCAGCAGGGAAACCCCAACCTGGAAATCTGGAATGCCAGGACTGGTGAACTGGTAAGAAGCTTCATACAGAAGAAGCATCAGAATTG GGCACCACAGTTCTCCCATGATGATACGTTATGTGCTAGAAATGTCACAAACGAAGTACAATTCTTTGAGAACGGCTTCGAGACCATCATCGACAAGCTCCACCTCGACAAGTTGACACACTTTAGTATGTCTCCATGGGGACCACCATACTTGGTGGCGGCGTACGTTACAGGAAGCAAGGGCTCACCATCTTCCGTCAAACTCTACCGACGGCCGAATTTCACGACTGTGATTGGAAATAATAGTTTCTATCGAGCAGATGACGTTGCGCTGTTGTGGAACCCAAAAGGCAAAGCTGTCTTACTGCTGCTTTCAATGGAATCGACAAGCGATTCTTATTATGGTGAACAATCGTTACAGTTTATGGGCGCTGATGGCGTTAGCTGTCGGGTGCCTCTAG GGAAAAATGGTCCAGTGTACAATGCTGAATGGAATCCCAAGATGCCTGAATTCTGTGTTGTGTACGGAT TTATGCCAGCAAAGATTACACTCTACAACCTGAAATGTGACCCAGTCTTCGACTTTGGAACTGGTGCTTGGAACTCCATATTCTACAACCCACACGGAAATA TCCTATGTCTGGCTGGTTTTGGCAACATCCGTGGCAACACAGAATTCTGGGACTTGAAGCAGAAGAAGCAGATCATCAAGAGTGATGCGTCTGACATCACGGCGTTTGAGTGGTGTCCGGACGGGGAGCACATCCTCTTGGCAACGACAGCTCCACGGCTACGCGTAGGAAACTG TTTTAAAGTGGTCCATTACACTGGGACACTTGTCTGTGAAGAGGCAACACCTGTGAATGAGGAACTATGGGAAGTAAAATGGCAGTCCGTCCCAGAGGGCACGTTTCCTGTCAAACCTATCCAGTATAAACGAGTTGATTCGTCAGTCCCTCAGGCCCCACTGCCAAAGAAGGTAGAAGCCTATCGGCCACCCCAGGCCCGGGGTCACGCGTCAACGTTTAAACTCCATGAGAACGAACTGCCATCAAATGCCAAAAAGGATG AAAATCTATCAAAACAGGCTCTGAAGAATAAGAAGAAAAGAGAAGCTAAGAAAGCCAAACAGGATCAGGCCCAG TCTGACCCAATGTCTCCTGCAACAAGCCAACCATCTCAACAAGCAACTGGCGGTCAACCCTCCAGGCCCCAGAGCAGTGGTCAGCCTGCCAGGGCCCCAGCAGGCAGTAGCTCACATGGCCAGTCGGCAAGAATGGGATGCACCGGTGACCCAGAAAAAGATAAGAAGATACGCAATCTATCGAAG AAACTGGAACAGATTGAGAAACTGAAGCAGCAGCAAGCAGAGGGGAAACAACTCGAGCTCAACCAGCTTGAAAAGATCAAGACTGTTGATCAGATTAGACAAGAAATTGAGCAGATACGACTTGCATAG
- the LOC135494526 gene encoding eukaryotic translation initiation factor 2A-like isoform X1, which translates to MAAPMSPCFALRGSEGLWLRDGPPSNRARDAFHRDKSRACKVMTFSGDGALFAWCNGLCIQVADVSTNKVLFTLQKRKTSKMQFSPKGTYLMTWETYIVTEKGQQGNPNLEIWNARTGELVRSFIQKKHQNWAPQFSHDDTLCARNVTNEVQFFENGFETIIDKLHLDKLTHFSMSPWGPPYLVAAYVTGSKGSPSSVKLYRRPNFTTVIGNNSFYRADDVALLWNPKGKAVLLLLSMESTSDSYYGEQSLQFMGADGVSCRVPLGKNGPVYNAEWNPKMPEFCVVYGFMPAKITLYNLKCDPVFDFGTGAWNSIFYNPHGNILCLAGFGNIRGNTEFWDLKQKKQIIKSDASDITAFEWCPDGEHILLATTAPRLRVGNCFKVVHYTGTLVCEEATPVNEELWEVKWQSVPEGTFPVKPIQYKRVDSSVPQAPLPKKVEAYRPPQARGHASTFKLHENELPSNAKKDENLSKQALKNKKKREAKKAKQDQAQSDPMSPATSQPSQQATGGQPSRPQSSGQPARAPAGSSSHGQSARMGCTGDPEKDKKIRNLSKKLEQIEKLKQQQAEGKQLELNQLEKIKTVDQIRQEIEQIRLA; encoded by the exons ATGGCTGCGCCCATGTCCCCATGCTTCGCCc TGCGAGGAAGTGAAGGTCTATGGCTGCGAGATGGACCGCCATCAAATCGGGCTCGTGATGCCTTTCATAG gGACAAAAGTCGAGCATGTAAGGTGATGACATTCTCAGGTGATGGAGCTCTCTTTGCCTGGTGTAATGGACTGTG CATCCAGGTTGCAGACGTTTCGACTAACAAGGTGCTATTTACCCTCCAGAAGAGGAAGACATCAAAGATGCAGTTCTCTCCTAAAGGAACGTACCTGATGACCTGGGAGACATACATTGTTA CCGAGAAAGGTCAGCAGGGAAACCCCAACCTGGAAATCTGGAATGCCAGGACTGGTGAACTGGTAAGAAGCTTCATACAGAAGAAGCATCAGAATTG GGCACCACAGTTCTCCCATGATGATACGTTATGTGCTAGAAATGTCACAAACGAAGTACAATTCTTTGAGAACGGCTTCGAGACCATCATCGACAAGCTCCACCTCGACAAGTTGACACACTTTAGTATGTCTCCATGGGGACCACCATACTTGGTGGCGGCGTACGTTACAGGAAGCAAGGGCTCACCATCTTCCGTCAAACTCTACCGACGGCCGAATTTCACGACTGTGATTGGAAATAATAGTTTCTATCGAGCAGATGACGTTGCGCTGTTGTGGAACCCAAAAGGCAAAGCTGTCTTACTGCTGCTTTCAATGGAATCGACAAGCGATTCTTATTATGGTGAACAATCGTTACAGTTTATGGGCGCTGATGGCGTTAGCTGTCGGGTGCCTCTAG GGAAAAATGGTCCAGTGTACAATGCTGAATGGAATCCCAAGATGCCTGAATTCTGTGTTGTGTACGGAT TTATGCCAGCAAAGATTACACTCTACAACCTGAAATGTGACCCAGTCTTCGACTTTGGAACTGGTGCTTGGAACTCCATATTCTACAACCCACACGGAAATA TCCTATGTCTGGCTGGTTTTGGCAACATCCGTGGCAACACAGAATTCTGGGACTTGAAGCAGAAGAAGCAGATCATCAAGAGTGATGCGTCTGACATCACGGCGTTTGAGTGGTGTCCGGACGGGGAGCACATCCTCTTGGCAACGACAGCTCCACGGCTACGCGTAGGAAACTG TTTTAAAGTGGTCCATTACACTGGGACACTTGTCTGTGAAGAGGCAACACCTGTGAATGAGGAACTATGGGAAGTAAAATGGCAGTCCGTCCCAGAGGGCACGTTTCCTGTCAAACCTATCCAGTATAAACGAGTTGATTCGTCAGTCCCTCAGGCCCCACTGCCAAAGAAGGTAGAAGCCTATCGGCCACCCCAGGCCCGGGGTCACGCGTCAACGTTTAAACTCCATGAGAACGAACTGCCATCAAATGCCAAAAAGGATG AAAATCTATCAAAACAGGCTCTGAAGAATAAGAAGAAAAGAGAAGCTAAGAAAGCCAAACAGGATCAGGCCCAG TCTGACCCAATGTCTCCTGCAACAAGCCAACCATCTCAACAAGCAACTGGCGGTCAACCCTCCAGGCCCCAGAGCAGTGGTCAGCCTGCCAGGGCCCCAGCAGGCAGTAGCTCACATGGCCAGTCGGCAAGAATGGGATGCACCGGTGACCCAGAAAAAGATAAGAAGATACGCAATCTATCGAAG AAACTGGAACAGATTGAGAAACTGAAGCAGCAGCAAGCAGAGGGGAAACAACTCGAGCTCAACCAGCTTGAAAAGATCAAGACTGTTGATCAGATTAGACAAGAAATTGAGCAGATACGACTTGCATAG